A part of Legionella sainthelensi genomic DNA contains:
- a CDS encoding IS1 family transposase — MERKFLIFRTCIRRLARKTICFSKSEMMYDTVMGLFINKFEF, encoded by the coding sequence ATAGAAAGAAAGTTTCTTATTTTTAGGACTTGTATCAGGCGATTGGCTAGAAAAACAATTTGTTTTTCAAAATCAGAAATGATGTACGACACTGTAATGGGATTATTTATCAACAAATTTGAATTTTAA